The Acanthochromis polyacanthus isolate Apoly-LR-REF ecotype Palm Island chromosome 5, KAUST_Apoly_ChrSc, whole genome shotgun sequence genome includes a window with the following:
- the aurka gene encoding aurora kinase A: MASSVKIPKGTKPQALRPEVKSSGDGPKRIPVSQQSQTVPKSVVTPTPHQRVLGVSNGPQRVQRPVSHQKPVSHVPFAVKSTHTNDQNMNPATQNPAPLPKPGSQQNQPKMHVPKVKPESTTLTSESAKLEKPQSKPVKNDSARVSSSKQKWSLENFDIGRPLGKGKFGNVYLARERQSKFILALKVLFKKQLEKAGVEHQLRREVEIQSHLRHPNILRLYGYFHDASRVYLILEFAPKGELYSELQRSGHFPESQSATYIMELADALIYCHTKNVIHRDIKPENLLLGANGELKIADFGWSVHTPSSRRSTLCGTLDYLPPEMIEGKTHDEKVDLWSLGVLCFEFLVGKPPFEAKTHEETYRKISRVEYTYPAQSNISAGAKDLVAKLLKHNPMHRLPIQGVISHPWVVENSTKKPTTFSSEELSQ, from the exons ATGGCCTCTTCTGTCAAGATACCAAAGGGGACGAAACCTCAAGCCCTCAGGCCTGAAGTGAAG TCAAGTGGCGATGGGCCGAAACGGATTCCTGTATCACAACAGTCACAGACGGTTCCGAAGTCTGTGGTCACACCAACTCCTCATCAGCGGGTCCTAGGTGTGTCAAATGGACCGCAGCGCGTTCAGCGGCCTGTGAGCCATCAGAAACCAGTATCTCATGTCCCTTTTGCTGTCAAGTCCACGCATACTAATGATCAGAACATGAACCCTGCGACTCAGAATCCAGCACCACTGCCCAAACCAGGTTCCCAGCAAAACCAGCCAAAAATGCATGTGCCCAAGGTGAAACCAGAGTCGACCACATTAACATCAGAATCAGCAAAGCTGGAGAAGCCACAAA gCAAACCAGTGAAGAATGATAGTGCACGTGTATCTTCATCAAA ACAGAAATGGAGTCTGGAAAATTTTGACATTGGCCGTCCATTAGGAAAGGGAAAGTTTGGCAATGTCTACCTGGCCAGAGAGCGACAGTCTAAGTTCATCTTGGCCCTGAAGGTGCTTTTCAAGAAGCAGCTGGAGAAGGCTGGGGTGGAGCACCAGCTGAGGAGGGAGGTGGAGATCCAGTCTCACCTCAG GCATCCTAATATCCTGCGCCTCTATGGGTACTTCCATGACGCCTCTCGTGTCTATCTCATCCTTGAGTTTGCACCCAAAGGAGAGCTGTACAGCGAGCTGCAGCGCAGTGGACATTTTCCAGAGAGCCAAAGTGCCACA TACATCATGGAGCTGGCAGATGCCCTCATTTATTGCCACACCAAGAACGTGATCCACAGAGACATCAAGCCCGAGAACCTGTTACTGGGGGCGAATGGTGAGCTAAAGATTGCGGATTTTGGCTGGTCAGTTCACACCCCTTCCTCCAG gAGATCCACTCTGTGTGGAACTCTTGACTACTTACCTCCAGAGATGATTGAGGGGAAAACTCACGATGAAAAAGTGGACCTATGGAGTCTTGGTGTCCTTTGCTTTGAGTTTCTGGTTGGAAAACCCCCCTTTGAAGCAAAAACTCATGAGGAGACCTACCGCAAGATTTCAAGG GTGGAGTACACTTACCCTGCACAGTCCAATATCAGTGCTGGAGCTAAAGACTTGGTTGCCAAGCTGCTGAAGCACAATCCCATGCACAGACTGCCCATCCAGGGGGTCATTTCCCACCCGTGGGTGGTAGAAAACTCGACCAAGAAGCCCACAACCTTTAGCAGTGAAGAGCTCAGCCAGTGA
- the slc32a1 gene encoding vesicular inhibitory amino acid transporter: MATLIRSKLSNKLTNAANAVSNKSQAKVSGMFARMGFQAATDEEALGFAACDDLDYDHRQGMQMDILTSDEMGGEGSGDGGVLDGDSHYQRDGTGPPHSASKDGGPTNELTEVRPQITAWEAGWNVTNAIQGMFVLGLPYAILHGGYLGLFLIIFAAVVCCYTGKILIACLYEEDEDGQLVRVRDSYVDIANACCAPRFPALGGHIVNVAQIIELVMTCILYVVVSGNLMYNSFPNMPISQKSWAIIATAALLPCAFLKNLKAVSKFSLLCTLAHFVINILVIAYCLSRARDWAWDKVKFYIDVKKFPISIGIIVFSYTSQIFLPSLEGNMQNRAEFHCMMNWTHIAACILKGLFALVAYLTWADETKEVITDNLPPTIRAVVNIFLVAKALLSYPLPFFAAVEVLEKTFFQEGGRAYFPDCYGGDGRLKSWGLTLRCVLVVFTLLMAIYVPHFALLMGLTGSLTGAGLCFLLPSLFHLKLLWRKLLWHQVFFDVAIFVIGGICSISGFIHSMEGLIEAFRYNIEE; the protein is encoded by the exons ATGGCGACGTTAATCAGAAGCAAGCTTTCTAATAAACTGACAAATGCAGCCAACGCCGTGTCCAACAAATCCCAGGCAAAGGTGAGCGGGATGTTCGCCAGGATGGGCTTCCAGGCCGCCACCGACGAAGAGGCGCTGGGCTTCGCCGCCTGCGATGACCTGGACTACGACCACCGACAAGGCATGCAGATGGACATTTTGACATCCGATGAGATGGGAGGAGAAGGGAGCGGAGACGGAGGCGTGCTGGACGGTGACAGCCACTACCAGAGGGACGGCACCGGACCACCGCACTCTGCCTCAAAGGACGGAGGTCCGACGAACGAGTTGACTGAAGTCAGACCACAGATTACCGCTTGGGAGGCGGGCTGGAACGTCACGAACGCAATCCAG ggGATGTTTGTTCTCGGGTTGCCCTACGCCATCCTGCACGGAGGATACCTCGGACTCTTTCTCATTATTTTCGCCGCCGTGGTGTGCTGTTACACGGGGAAAATCCTCATTGCCTGCCTGTACGAGGAGGACGAAGACGGGCAGCTGGTCCGTGTGAGGGACTCCTATGTGGACATTGCCAACGCCTGCTGCGCGCCCAGGTTCCCGGCTTTAGGTGGCCATATCGTGAATGTAGCCCAAATCATAGAGCTAGTGATGACTTGCATCCTGTACGTGGTGGTCAGCGGCAATCTCATGTACAACAGCTTCCCCAACATGCCAATCTCCCAGAAGTCGTGGGCCATCATCGCCACCGCCGCCCTCCTCCCCTGCGCCTTCCTCAAGAACCTGAAAGCCGTCTCCAAGTTCAGCTTGCTGTGCACGCTGGCCCACTTTGTCATCAACATCCTGGTGATCGCGTACTGCCTCTCCAGAGCGAGGGACTGGGCCTGGGACAAGGTCAAGTTTTACATCGATGTCAAGAAGTTCCCCATCTCCATTGGGATTATCGTGTTCAGCTACACCTCGCAGATATTCCTGCCGTCCCTGGAGGGGAACATGCAGAACAGGGCCGAGTTCCACTGCATGATGAACTGGACTCACATCGCTGCCTGCATCCTCAAGGGCCTGTTCGCCTTGGTGGCCTACTTGACCTGGGCCGACGAAACCAAGGAGGTCATCACAGACAACCTGCCCCCGACCATCCGAGCCGTCGTCAACATCTTCCTCGTGGCCAAAGCTTTGCTGTCCTACCCGCTGCCGTTTTTCGCTGCCGTCGAGGTACTGGAGAAAACGTTTTTCCAGGAAGGGGGACGCGCGTACTTTCCAGATTGCTACGGAGGCGATGGACGCCTAAAATCCTGGGGACTCACTCTCCGATGCGTCCTCGTCGTGTTCACCTTGCTCATGGCGATCTACGTGCCACATTTCGCCCTCCTCATGGGTCTCACTGGCAGCCTGACGGGCGCAGGTCTTTGCTTTCTGCTTCCCAGTCTCTTCCACCTCAAGCTTTTATGGAGAAAGCTGCTATGGCACCAGGTTTTCTTTGATGTCGCTATCTTTGTAATAGGAGGTATATGCAGCATATCTGGTTTCATCCATTCAATGGAGGGGCTCATAGAGGCTTTCAGATATAACATAGAAGAGTAG